A region from the Lemur catta isolate mLemCat1 chromosome 7, mLemCat1.pri, whole genome shotgun sequence genome encodes:
- the TSPAN18 gene encoding tetraspanin-18, whose amino-acid sequence MEGDCLSCMKYLMFVFNFFIFLGGACLLGIGIWVMVDPTGFREIVAANPLLLTGAYILLAMGGLLFLLGFLGCCGAVRENKCLLLFFFLFILIIFLAELSAAILAFIFRENLTREFFTKELTKHYQGNNDTDVFSATWNSVMITFGCCGVNGPEDFKFASVFRLLTLDSEEVPEACCRREPQSRDGVLLSREECLLGRSLFLNKQGCYTVILNTFETYVYLAGALAIGVLAIELFAMIFAMCLFRGIQ is encoded by the exons ATGGAAGGTGACTGTCTGAGCTGCATGAAGTATCTgatgtttgttttcaatttcttcatattt ctgggcggggcctgcctgcTGGGCATTGGCATCTGGGTCATGGTGGACCCCACCGGCTTCCGGGAGATCGTGGCCGCCAACCCGCTGCTCCTCACGGGCGCCTACATCCTCCTGGCCATGGGGGGCCTGCTTTTTCTGCTCGGCTTCCTGGGCTGCTGCGGGGCTGTCCGCGAGAACAAGTGTCTGCTGCTGTTC TTCTTCCTGTTCATCCTGATCATCTTCCTGGCGGAGCTCTCAGCGGCCATCCTGGCCTTCATCTTCAGGGAAAAT CTCACCCGAGAATTCTTCACCAAGGAGCTCACCAAGCACTACCAGGGCAATAACGACACGGACGTCTTCTCTGCCACCTGGAACTCGGTCATGATCACA TTCGGCTGCTGTGGGGTCAACGGGCCCGAAGACTTTAAGTTCGCGTCAGTCTTTCGACTCTTGACGCTGGACAGCGAAGAGGTGCCGGAGGCCTGCTGCCGGCGAGAGCCCCAGAGTCGGGACGGGGTCCTGCTGAGCAGGGAGGAGTGCCTCCTGGGGAGGAGCCTGTTCCTCAACAAGCAG ggctgctaCACCGTGATCCTCAACACTTTCGAAACCTACGTCTACCTGGCTGGGGCTCTCGCCATCGGGGTGCTGGCCATTGAG CTTTTTGCCATGATCTTCGCCATGTGCCTCTTCCGGGGCATCCAGTAG